From Triticum urartu cultivar G1812 chromosome 2, Tu2.1, whole genome shotgun sequence, a single genomic window includes:
- the LOC125539919 gene encoding uncharacterized protein LOC125539919 has translation MAAKPTSCFTFLKEALILPTLNPKLFTPLLLLFAAAAFLDHIVGFVFVQPLADVVASHVSEVNNTDFSSAEYAEVMEMGRPLLQDGMKLILIAVSKVMVALAVGFAKKILFLFAASTTYSGDRYSLAELLRELVKGRISLKGPFITIAVVGALDFAWAVLAALPPALMRGPSGVLSVQGLVSLYVTVVALVGVAASVVDRRCRGVRALRQAWRLVTLVRRKEGLLLVLVAHFMPTVVAPLYRVALVYAKTSMALCLCSLAVHAFLSCALQLFSLMAATVYYYQAMQSKEVIDALWLC, from the coding sequence ATGGCTGCCAAACCCACCTCATGCTTTACTTTCCTAAAGGAAGCGCTGATCCTCCCCACGTTAAACCCCAAGCTCTTCACGCCCTTGCTCCTCCTCTttgccgccgccgccttccttgACCACATAGTCGGTTTCGTGTTCGTCCAGCCTCTCGCCGACGTCGTGGCCAGCCATGTCTCCGAGGTCAACAACACCGACTTCTCGAGCGCCGAATACGCGGAGGTCATGGAGATGGGGAGGCCGTTATTGCAAGACGGTATGAAGCTCATCCTCATCGCCGTCTCCAAGGTGATGGTCGCCCTGGCGGTCGGCTTCGCCAAGAagatcctcttcctcttcgcggCCTCCACGACCTACTCCGGCGACCGCTACTCGCTAGCCGAGCTCCTGCGCGAGCTGGTCAAGGGGAGGATCAGCCTGAAGGGCCCGTTCATCACCATCGCCGTCGTCGGCGCGCTTGACTTCGCATGGGCGGTCCTGGCCGCGCTGCCTCCCGCCCTGATGCGCGGCCCCTCGGGGGTGCTCTCCGTCCAGGGTCTTGTCTCCCTCTACGTCACCGTCGTGGCGTTGGTGGGCGTCGCCGCGTCGGTGGTCGACAGGCGGTGCCGCGGCGTGCGGGCGCTCCGGCAGGCGTGGCGTCTCGTGACGCTGGTGAGGAGGAAGGAGGGCCTCCTGCTGGTGCTCGTGGCGCACTTCATGCCGACCGTCGTGGCTCCGCTCTACCGGGTTGCTCTTGTGTATGCCAAGACGAGCATGGCGCTGTGCTTGTGCTCGCTGGCTGTGCATGCTTTTCTGTCCTGTGCGCTGCAGCTCTTCTCTTTGATGGCAGCAACGGTGTACTACTACCAAGCCATGCAAAGCAAGGAGGTGATCGATGCCTTGTGGTTATGTTAG